A section of the Pseudomonadota bacterium genome encodes:
- a CDS encoding HNH endonuclease, whose translation MSGDRPPNPKILRLDSSGLPVRWLNWQQATILYSLDRIAWTLGNHEFEFHGGYNRVTGIRSTIRVNSIVAVKGHTHRKGLHRKVPPLTNRALFLRDEHFCMYCGGQFDTSLLTRDHIIPVSRGGKDSWCNVVSACRACNTRKGGRTTDEAHMPLLAVPFVPNFAEYLALSNRRILADQMDFLRAQFGNNSRLFMNRRLA comes from the coding sequence ATGAGCGGAGACCGCCCACCCAACCCCAAAATTTTACGCCTCGACAGCTCGGGCTTACCGGTGCGTTGGCTCAATTGGCAGCAAGCCACGATTCTCTACTCACTGGACAGGATAGCCTGGACGTTGGGCAACCACGAGTTCGAATTCCACGGCGGTTACAACCGGGTTACCGGGATTCGCTCAACGATCAGGGTCAATTCGATTGTCGCCGTCAAAGGCCATACGCATCGTAAGGGACTTCACCGAAAGGTGCCCCCACTGACCAATCGCGCGCTTTTCCTTCGCGACGAGCATTTTTGCATGTACTGCGGTGGACAGTTCGATACATCTTTGCTGACACGCGACCACATCATTCCGGTTTCCCGTGGAGGAAAGGACAGTTGGTGTAACGTGGTTTCGGCTTGCCGCGCCTGCAATACCCGCAAGGGGGGGCGAACCACCGATGAAGCCCACATGCCCTTGCTTGCGGTTCCTTTCGTTCCCAATTTTGCAGAGTATCTGGCGTTGTCGAATCGGCGCATCCTGGCCGATCAGATGGATTTCCTACGTGCGCAGTTCGGCAACAACAGCCGTCTGTTCATGAATCGTCGCTTGGCCTGA
- a CDS encoding CoA ester lyase translates to MPKLTHPEQALFDGLAPPPVLAACEHFAGKRKLMEKALLIQQEMGPVFDVTCDCEDGAPTGKEREHAQMIAGLLNGPLNRFKRAGVRIHDYSHPNWRSDVDILVGTSGHLLSHITIPKPTSAKQVAAMIDYIRHIAERHGIERPIPIHILIETQGSLREIWDIASIDAVKVIDFGLMDFISDHHGTIPARCMRSPGQFEHRLLIRAKSEIVAAALANGCVPSHNVTLELRDSRTVYNDALSARYDYGFLRMWSIHPMQIQPIINAMKPDLTDVHNAAAILLSAQRVEWAPIQYEGELHDRASYRYYWQLLKRAHATGISLPLQAHQAFFTSIRQP, encoded by the coding sequence ATGCCGAAACTAACCCACCCCGAACAGGCCCTCTTCGACGGATTGGCACCCCCGCCCGTACTTGCGGCATGCGAACATTTTGCGGGCAAGCGGAAACTGATGGAAAAAGCGTTGCTCATCCAACAAGAGATGGGGCCTGTTTTCGATGTCACATGCGATTGCGAGGATGGAGCCCCCACCGGGAAAGAGCGCGAGCATGCCCAAATGATCGCCGGGCTACTGAACGGACCACTGAATCGTTTCAAAAGGGCCGGGGTGCGCATCCACGATTATTCACACCCAAACTGGAGAAGTGATGTAGATATCCTGGTGGGTACGAGCGGACATCTACTTTCCCATATAACGATTCCAAAGCCCACTTCCGCGAAACAAGTGGCTGCGATGATCGACTATATACGGCATATCGCGGAACGCCACGGTATTGAGCGGCCGATCCCAATCCACATTCTTATAGAGACACAAGGCAGCTTACGCGAGATCTGGGATATTGCATCCATCGATGCAGTAAAAGTTATCGACTTCGGCCTTATGGATTTCATCAGTGATCACCATGGCACAATACCGGCACGATGCATGCGCAGCCCCGGACAGTTTGAACATCGACTCCTGATTCGGGCTAAAAGCGAGATTGTCGCGGCTGCGCTCGCCAATGGCTGTGTTCCGTCACACAATGTCACTCTGGAACTGCGGGACAGCCGTACAGTTTATAACGATGCACTAAGTGCCCGGTACGATTACGGCTTCTTGCGTATGTGGAGCATCCATCCGATGCAAATCCAACCTATCATCAATGCAATGAAACCTGATCTGACGGATGTGCACAATGCGGCAGCTATTCTGCTATCCGCTCAGCGGGTTGAATGGGCCCCCATTCAATATGAAGGAGAGCTGCACGATCGTGCCTCATATCGTTACTACTGGCAGCTACTCAAAAGGGCCCACGCAACCGGCATCAGCCTGCCCCTGCAGGCGCATCAGGCATTCTTTACTTCGATCAGACAACCTTGA
- a CDS encoding bifunctional isocitrate dehydrogenase kinase/phosphatase: MEIPAGQDAVAQGIAQAMIDGFDKHYRIFRECGVKAKSLFEAGDWHGIQQLVRNRIQFYDDRVREVVDRINYEFNASEQDDDAWQKAKFLYVGLLINHKQPECAETFFNSVCCNILHRTYFHNGFIFFRPGISTEYLESDPPTYRVYYPQDPTMRGSMRQMFLDFCWNQPFEDLDRDITFVREVVRCFFVNNGGRPSPETNLQLQVLHSPFYRNKAAYVVGKVVNGFVEYPFVIPVLRKDDGQLFLDTILLDEECINLLFSLNRAYFLVDMDVPSAYVQFLRSIMPTKAKAELYTMIGLQKQGKTLFYRDLYYHLYHSRDNFVVAPGIKGMVMLVFTLPSYPYVFKVIRDVISPPKEVDRATVMAKYLLVKQHDRVGRMSDTLEFSDVALPVERFDDELLAEIKELAPSQFEREGDSIIIHHVYIERRMTPLNIYLDTATDREAENAVKEFGNAIKELASANIFPGDLLWKNFGVTRNRHVVFYDYDEIEYLTDCNFRRIPPAPSPEFEMASEPWYPVRKNDVFPEEFEHFLLGERRVRNWFMKYHSDLLTPDFWQRMQEQIKEGYLVDFFPYPVSLRFCHLFPNDSLEALSTASNEC, from the coding sequence ATGGAGATTCCAGCAGGACAAGACGCCGTCGCGCAGGGCATTGCTCAGGCGATGATCGATGGCTTCGACAAGCACTACCGAATCTTTCGCGAATGCGGCGTAAAAGCCAAATCGCTGTTTGAAGCGGGGGATTGGCATGGTATCCAGCAACTGGTAAGGAACCGCATCCAGTTCTATGACGATCGCGTTCGCGAGGTAGTCGATCGAATAAACTACGAGTTCAACGCCTCCGAACAGGATGACGACGCCTGGCAAAAAGCCAAATTCCTCTATGTGGGATTATTGATAAACCATAAACAGCCTGAGTGCGCAGAGACATTCTTCAATTCGGTTTGCTGCAATATTTTGCATCGAACCTACTTTCACAACGGCTTTATATTTTTCCGTCCGGGTATCTCCACAGAATATCTGGAATCAGATCCGCCGACCTATCGGGTCTACTACCCGCAGGACCCCACCATGCGGGGGTCCATGCGGCAGATGTTTCTCGATTTCTGCTGGAATCAGCCCTTTGAGGATCTCGATCGCGATATCACGTTTGTACGCGAGGTCGTCAGATGTTTTTTCGTAAACAACGGAGGGCGCCCCTCGCCCGAGACCAATCTTCAATTGCAGGTGCTTCACTCACCTTTTTATCGCAATAAAGCGGCCTACGTAGTTGGCAAAGTGGTTAATGGATTCGTTGAATATCCATTTGTCATTCCGGTACTCCGCAAAGACGACGGCCAACTCTTCCTGGACACCATCCTCCTTGACGAAGAGTGCATAAACTTACTGTTCAGTTTGAATCGCGCCTATTTTCTGGTGGATATGGATGTTCCCTCCGCGTACGTCCAGTTTCTCAGGAGCATCATGCCGACCAAAGCCAAGGCAGAGCTATACACCATGATCGGCTTGCAGAAACAAGGCAAAACACTTTTCTATCGTGACCTCTACTATCACCTGTATCACTCACGGGACAATTTCGTAGTCGCCCCAGGCATCAAAGGTATGGTGATGTTGGTATTCACACTACCGTCATATCCTTACGTTTTTAAAGTTATCAGGGATGTGATTTCACCGCCTAAAGAGGTGGATCGCGCGACCGTAATGGCCAAATACCTCCTCGTAAAGCAGCACGATCGTGTCGGCCGCATGTCTGACACACTCGAGTTTTCCGATGTTGCATTGCCTGTAGAACGATTCGATGACGAACTGCTCGCAGAGATCAAAGAGCTTGCCCCATCGCAATTCGAGAGAGAGGGAGACTCAATAATTATCCATCACGTCTATATTGAACGACGAATGACCCCACTCAATATATACCTCGATACGGCCACGGATAGAGAAGCGGAAAATGCCGTGAAAGAGTTTGGTAATGCCATCAAGGAGCTTGCCAGTGCCAACATATTTCCAGGAGATCTGCTGTGGAAAAATTTTGGTGTCACACGCAATAGGCATGTGGTTTTTTATGATTACGACGAAATCGAGTATCTAACGGATTGCAATTTTCGTCGCATACCACCCGCTCCCTCCCCAGAATTCGAGATGGCCTCGGAGCCATGGTACCCGGTAAGAAAGAACGATGTGTTCCCTGAAGAGTTTGAGCACTTTTTGCTTGGGGAGCGCCGAGTAAGAAACTGGTTCATGAAATATCATTCCGATCTGTTGACACCTGATTTCTGGCAACGCATGCAAGAACAGATCAAGGAGGGATATCTTGTGGATTTCTTTCCGTATCCTGTTTCTTTACGTTTCTGCCACTTGTTCCCGAATGACTCCCTCGAAGCTCTCTCAACAGCCAGCAACGAATGCTGA